The genomic stretch aacaAATATAGGGAAcagagccaaatttataagaataagagccatccttccttccttccttccttccttccttccttccttccttccttccttccttccttccttccttccttccttccttctttcctttctctctttctttttccttttttggacacAGCTAATATAGAAATTTGCAtatgattatgcatatttgtaatgggttttggttctcttgctttctcagttgggagggaggagagaattgagaactgaaaacaaaataaagttgaATTTTTTGAAAGTGCATTTGGCAGAGGGGATAAGGCCCGCTGCCTTGTCCAGTCTCCTGGAACATGGAGGTGTGATTcagttgttctttatttttcatgggcAGGGATCTCCTGCCTCGGTGGCACCATCCAGCCTCCCAAAGCAACCATGGTTCCCATAGCAGTGGCTGCCAACTCCACTAAGGAACGGGATGCGCCCCCTCTAGAAACAGGCATCCTCATTGTCCTCCTCTGCCTGTGCGGCCTGGCAGGGAATGGGACTGTCATCTGGCTTCTTGGGTTCAACGTAAGGAAGAACCCCTATTCTGTCTACATTTTCAACTTGGCCATCGCcgacttcctcttcctcttctgcaTGGCTCTCTCAAGTGTTCTCAGTAGGCTCCAGTTTGGCCCCTGGCCCTGGGAGGCTTCCGAGGTCTTTAGAAGAATCAGGTACCTCGTCTATAGCCTGGGGCTGAACCTGCTGGCCGCCATCAGCACTCAGCGCTGCCTCTCCGTCCTCTTCCCCATCTGGTACCGTTGTCACCGTCCCAATTATCTGTCTGCCCTGGTGTGTGCGCTGCTGTGGGGCCTGTCCATCCTGGAAAATCTGCTGGCTATCTATTTCTGTGTTGTGCAAAAGGTAGCCTTGTGCCAAAAATTCGACATGGTTTGGGGGGTCTTGATTTTTGGGGTCTTCACCCCCATGATGTGTGTATCTGGCTTGACCCTCTTCATTAGAGTCCAAAGGGTCTCCTTGAAACGCCAGCCGGCGAGACTCTACACCATCATCCTGGTCACCATTATGGTGTTTCTCATCTGCGCCCTGCCCCTGGGAGTCCATTGGTTTATTCTTAGGTGGCTCCACCTGAATGGGAAACTGAAAAGTATCTTATATGATGTGGCTAAAATATTCTCTTGTGTGAACAGCACAGTCAACCCCATCATTTACTATGTGGTTGGGAGTCAGAGGAAGAGAAGGTTTCATGAGCCCCTCAAGGTTGTGCTAGAGAGGGCTCTGTGGGATGAAGAGACGTCCCCTGCAGAAATGGAGCTGGGATCGGACAGTTGTGGGGCTCAGGCTGGAGCTGAGGGTGTACGTGAGGAGCTCCGCAGGGCAACTGCCAAATAGAGAGACCCCGCCTCTGTCTGGCAGCCCCAGTCTGTGCCTACTCAGTCCCATGGACATCACCCTGGCTCTCCATCTCCTGCCCCAACTCGTTACCTGAGACTTTGGCACCTAGACCAAAGAACAGCATCCATTGTTCTGCTACTACATCTCAGCCATAGATTGGGTGGCGGAGATAGGACCAATTGGCAGCTTTAAGTCTGAGACCATTGTCCCCAAGGAGCGTGTCCTGGGGTGCTGCAGGAAAATAATTGTACTTGTGTTATTGCTATATATGCTCAGGAAATAtcactttgtaaaagctaattgatatgaATTGGTTGAAAGATGCTGGGGACTAATCATTGGCAATTGATACTGGGGAGAACACCGGATTACGGGCATAGAGCACACCTGCCTCTTTGGAAGTAGCCCAGCTTGGAGACCTAACTCATCCTCTCCCTGCAGACCTCCAAGAACCTGCTCGGGTCGACCTCTGACCCTGCCTCTTGATTTGAGCCGATTGTATCTTGCTCTTGCATATTTTGGGGCATAGTCTAATCTGAATAACTTCTCCAATTTCTGTTTGCTGATTGGCTTCAATAAATAGGTTTACTCAATATTCACTGTTTGTGATGACCTTTTGTGTAACCAGCATTTGATGGGAAGGACTGGTGACCAGAGAAGCTAATTTTGCTTGGAATCTCTTGTACCCCTAGACTGGCAATGTTTAGAGCGAGTAGATTAGATTCTAGTCTTTTACCTCCACACTCCTTTGAGAGACTAGAGTGCTCTACCTCATGGCCTTCCTCATTAGAGGAAGCttggagcacagtggatagagccctaggcctggagtcaggaagacctgagttcaaatctgacctcagacattcatcaactgtatgaccttgactaagtcacttaaaaaaaaaaatctttgcctgcctcagtttccctatctgtaaaatgggactcataatgacacctacctcccagagttgttgtgagaagcatttaacacaatgcctcGTACAGAGAACATGCTctataaatcttagctattattcCCTCTCATCTTTTATATTACCAGAATAAAGCAAGTCCATTTCCAAAAGTCTACAGCCTTGGCACTCATCTCCAACTTCTGCTCACCTTACCCACAGCACAAAAGGGTCCCTTAAacgctgtgataaaataatggaatttggcagatgcccaggggccccacctgattgatttagtattgtttgaattgagtgagaatgagaaccaactaagtacctacttggggataattagatataggccacacctggcctgccctgagtgacctgtcagtgtactactgatgtcaacAGGGAACCACTCTCGgccatgcaacttgaaggacctcccttttgggggagggagagagaaagtagaaaaaaggGAACGCTCGCTCGGAgagctctctttcctgttggtgagcttccaagagtggactggagaggggccGCATAACTGACTCCCAtggaaactatggaccccaggtggtgagttaatagaaatgaagccagctcttcgaattagctgagctggaaataagtttggggattgagtcagtctttgctagagtcaGGGAGctcatccatttttctctttccctattcccttgtccctggctttattaacttcacctttgttgtaaattttattccaattaataaaacctggtttgtttgtggaaaagagactgttaatctcctttcttattagcctaggagaaaataactaaaaaggcagtttggaagggaggaaactttggaccaagaggtctctcattattttctgaaccccaatattaaggcaagccatCCAATtgactctccccataataaatttggcccttacaatgcCTTCTGTCtccatgtcctcatctgtaaaatggagagaagagcCAGGTGCCTTTGGAGGGCCAGACCAGCCTCCTGAATGCTGGGCCTGGGACAGTCCTCTTTCTTGGTCCCTGAGGCCGAGGCTCCAGGCCACTGTCTCACTGCCCCTGTTCCTCACTACTGCAGGGCTTGTCTGCCCTGGTGTGTCCTGGCCAGTGGGCTCTGCCCATCCTGCAGAATTTGGTGAGTGTCTATGTCAGCTCTGGGCCACAGAACAGCCAGGATTTCTCTTACACAATGGCCCTATTCTTCATGGTGATGGATTTCCCAGGCCTCGGCCCAAAGATGGGCAAGTCCATAGTGACTCAGTTCAACACCAAGAGCCCCTGAGCGTCCCTTAGGCCACCGCCCTCAGTGTGCCTCAGCTGGGCCCTGCCTCTCAAAGTCCACTGGCCTGACACACAACAGGGCCCTACAGAGCCTCACCAGTATTAAAGCAGACCTGTTCTCTGGCTGGGAGTCCGGGGGAAGTCCCTTAGGATGGCGCTGTTAGGCAGAGTGGGGGATGGAGAAAAGAGATCCCCCATAAGCACCAAGGACACAGGGCCTCGGTCTGATGGGGTGCAGAGCAGAGGGAGGGCACAGCTGAGGATCTCTCAAGGGGAACTCCTTCATCTATCAAGAACTTGAAGAGAACATTCCACAGGCATCCCATTTCCCTTATCAAAGGATGCAGCAGTCAACATTTAGGGAAAAGAGACCAAACCCAGGACCAAAGTGGTGACCATAGAGCAGGGTGTAGCTCAGCAGTATGATGAGGACCCCTTTTAAtataaaactctctctctctctctctcacacatgcacactcactctcacatacacatacactcttacacatactcacatacatacacactcacacactctcacatacacacacactctcacatacacacacacactctcacatacatacacactcactctcacactctcacatacacacactcacacagagtTATACCATTACCATCCATTGATGGGGAAATAGCGGCCGCTTGCTCTCTGTAAGGGTGTGTGCCAGACTCGGAAGTGCCCCACTTTGCTGTTTCTGTTCTCCCAGTCCTCCCTGCTGGCTCCTCCTCAGTCACACTCCCTCTCCCACTGCTACACCTTTGCCCAGGCGGTCCCCACCTCCAGAACTCTCTCccccctcacttctgcctcttggactCTGCAGCCTCCTTGGGGGCCCAGTCCCGGGTCACTCCTCCAGGCCACTTCTCCTGATCCCACTTTTCATCAATGTTGTGCTTACGTTTTCAGATGTACCACAACATACACAGCTATGTCTGAGAAGGGGCTGGGAGGCCTGGGGAGGATGGGGAACTATAGAGAAGGTGGGCATCAGAGGATGCTGACACCCCAGAGGGAGAGGGGCGTGGAAAGTGTCATGGTGACTAAGGGGCCCTGGCAGGAGCATGGGAGGAGAGGAGGCCCAGAGGGTGAGTTAGGGCCAGACGGGTCCAGGCTAAGGAGGCCTcaggaggttggggtgggggcagggcagtgatgCTAGAGAGGAAGCAGGAAGGGGCAGTTTGGACCCAAAGGAGCCTTCCCCTCGTGGGGCCCATTCAGCTAGACCTGGGGACCTGCTTGGGAAAGGGGGGCCAGGCACTGATGCCTCCACTTGGACTCGAATCCTAGCTGGCCCCTAAGCCTGGGCTCACTTGGCTGGGATCGCTCTCGTCATACTTCAAGGCCTCGGACATTCATCTCAGTAGGAAAAGACAGATACCAGATGACCATTTCCCTAACTGTCTGTCCCAGCTCTGTCCCTGCCTCCgtctgcccctccccttccaggCATGGATCCCCCACCCatggcactgtgctgagcacacACAGCTGAggttcagtaaatgtttgttgattgactaaacaATGTACAGCTGGCTCTCTGTTCTGTCCAGAGAAATATACATGTGAGAGAAGCACTCCACCATCTGTCCTGATTTTTCCAAACCACCACCTAGAGGCTCAGAGCTCCATAGTGAGTTGAGGGGGTGACCTCTGGTCCTCACTTAACATGGAGTCAGAGTCAGAGTTTCATGTTGGGCAGGACTTTGGAAATCTTTCCCTTTACAGAGGTGGAAAGTACATGGGGGcaatgactggtccaaggtcacggCTAACTCACACCAAAGCCAGGATCtgaaccaggtcttctgattctgcaGGCAGCACAGCGGgcacttcccccaccccaccccccttgtCTCCCTCCCATACTCAGAAACCTCCTCTATAGGGTCCCTGACGCTCAATGAGGCACCTTGGGAAAGCACATTGGAAGCTCTATAAACCCAGACAAATTCCTCCTGTGgctccccatctcttcctctgtaaaaccATGATGTCCAAAGATCCTTTTCATTGGAAATCCCTGATCCTAGCACCTCCAGGGACcaggaactcactacctcttcttttcttccccgggggtggggaagaaggctGCCTGCCAGTTAGTATCTGGGACCCTCAGGGGAGCTCTCCGCAGCCCCGGGCCTCATTCTTGGCCCTCAACTGCTTTCCAAATAAGGCCAGGGCTCTGTCCTTGCTCTTGGTCCATAATACAATTCCTTTTAAGTGCCCAAGTAGAATCCTGTCTATAACTTGGGAATTCCAATTATAACTTTGGCAACTTTTGCCCGATTCAGGGCTAATTCCGTAGACACTCAcgcaaaggaaaataaataaaggggaCAAAGGTCAGGGGAATTGGCCTCTGGGCAGCTCCCCCAACCAAACATTGTTCCAACATTTGCCAGGCCCAGCCAGCCCAACCCggccaggccaggccagcccAGCCCGGCCGGCCCAACCCAGCCTGGCTAACCTAGGCTAAGGGCCTTTTCCCAGACGTGCTCTGCCAGAAGGCACGTTCACCCTTTCAAACGTCCAATATCTCATTTCTTGGACTGTGACCAGGGCCATGACTAAGGCATGAACAACAGaagtatttgaaaaacaaaacaaaaaaaggtcctTGTCGAATGAATCCCTCCAACAAGCTGGACACCTGCCCCTTGTCTTGAACCCTGGACAAATGTGAAAAGCCAAATATACAAAGACATGCATTAATTACATTAATTAAGGGAGACAGTTGGGTGGCATAAAGACaggagttgaaatctgacctcagatacttcctagctgtgtgaccctggacaagtcacttcaccccatttgcctcagtttcctcatctgtaaaatgaactagagaaggaaatggcagatgcctccaggatctctgccaagaaagccccgtAGACAGCATTGGTgggctatggtccacagggtcacaaagagtcagatgtgacaaTGAGACTAAAGGACAAAACAGCTTCACGATACCTGGTGTTCTCATGACACTTTCAGGGTTCCAGTACTTGGCTTTCAATATCTCATGGGAGTCTCCCAACACTGGAAGGCAGGAGGTTCGATTACTAAGCCCATTtcatggataaagaaactgaggttcagggacaCCTGGCTAGTAAGTACTGGAAGAGAATGCTGATGATAGCAAGGGCTTGCCTTCTACCCACTACACTGTAACCAATTTCCCAGAGAATTTGGTTGGTCTACACAGAGGAAGTTAACAAATCATTTATTCTTCATTCATTGTCGAATAACAAGGAGATGTTAACTCTGAAGATACAACAATAGCAAAAGTGCAAGCTTTTCCCCCAAACGCCTCAGAGCACActgccccatcccaccccagtCTCTGGTCCCACCACAGCTGAGTTTCTGTGTAACATGGGTCCCCGTAAGTCCTTGGTCAGATGTGATGTGACTTCCAAATGAGTCTGTGGCTACTGCGGAGGGTCACTCACTCCTGAAAGTCACTTCCTGCTCCTTGGGGCATCCAAGTTGGGTTGGTTGCAAACCTGCTGAGATGGCGGCATGCTTGGATGCCAAGATATCCAGATGCTCACTCcctgacctttcaaaactcacaaggtcaaagccttcccttccttttcctagaATGGGAGGCGGGGAGAACCCAACAAGGCAGAAGGCTCATTTCACCGGTGCCACGTTGGCCTCAATGGTGAGGACCCACAAGGCCTCCCCTCAGCATCCCTGTGGCTTCCCAGCCAAAGTACCCTTCCCTGGCAGCCACCATGAATGCAGTGCCTGGCAACAGCAGGTGTTCAGTAAATGATTTCTTGGTTTACTGGTTATTGATATACACAGTTTTGTATCCCAGGAGCTTTGTGCCTGgcatacaataggcacttaataaaggatTTTTTGGTTTATTGATCACTGATATGCATCATCTCCCCCAAAGAAAGCAAATTCCTTGAGACTTTGGATAGTCTTTGCTCCTGTATCCCAAGGACTTGGCAGGCTTCATCCGTGTGGGTTTGTTTTCCCCTCTCTAATTCTTCATCCTAAGGTCCTATGGGTCTCCAGGACGGGGAGGTGCAGCCAAGCAATGTAGCTGATACACCAACAAAAGATTCCCCCAAACAGCTGGAGGTGAAGCCCAGGGCTGCCACCAGGGAGAACTTCCCTAATCCCTCTGCCTCTTTAGCCCAAGACATCATAGACCCAAACCACGGGaaccaggaggggaagcagaatGACCCCACCTCCCCAGGGCTTCCCTGCAGCTGGAGACTAGGAGGATGCTGTGACCCGGTCTTCCTTTGCCCACTGGGCCTGGAGGGAAGAAGGTTCCCGGGAATTTCAGTGTTGGACCCAAGGCTTCAGGGGAGGCTGACAAACACATGGCCAGGTGTGGGGCGTGTCAGACAGAAACCTTCCCTAGGGATGCTGCAAAGGTCACCACTGTCAAGCCATTCTTAGAGGCCATTGAAACCTCCTTATGGGGCATTTAGTGTAACTCCCCGTGTACACATCCCATTTATAgtgcccccccatccccaccgGTAATCATTGAGCCTGTTTGAATACTTCCAGTGACAGGAAGCTCACTGCTTCACAAGGTCATCTCTTTCATTGAGGAACAGGACACCATTTGCAGTTAAAGTTCTTATGAAAACCTTGCTGGGACAGAAcggtgcacaacgttctcctggttctgctcacttcactctacatcggttcatacaagtcttcccaggcctttctgaaatcatctgtttgtcatttcttagagcacaataatcttccatcaccatcctataccacagcttgttcagccattccccaacggATGgatgttcctttgatttccaattcttaaccaccccaaaaagagctgctagaaatactgttgtacaaataggtcttctcCTCTtggagatatctttgggatataaagctaaggtcttttttggggggggggcggggcaatgggggttaagtgacttgcccagggtcacacagctagtaagtgtcaagtgtcttaggccggatttgaactcaggtactcctgaatccagggccaatgctttaaccactgcaccatctagctgctcccaaagcTAAGGTCTTGCTAAGTTCTGATAGGCCCAGCCCCATGTTGGCCGCGGGGCTCAGACCAGCTGAAATCTGCATCAGGGAAGGGAATGCCCACACCCGAGCTCCCTGCAAGGGATGAGATCTGCCCCAGAGCCTCCTGGTCTTCTGGCTTCCTGGGCCTTTCAGAGGGCCCTGGAGCTGGAGAGAAAAGGGGCCTCCTGAGGAGCCCAACCCCTTGTTGgacagtgtggtaaaatatgaaagtttttaacagtcggttaggataactgaaagacgccagtttttcaaggaccacccttttggggaggagatgaacagtccgcctgctgcgcatgtcagactgcctgccgggtttttgacttccggggtggagagaacgagagtagccctttttgcctgcttggcgggactcctggcggtgcggcacagacggtctccctctctccaaaggtggccttttcggtttggtgagtttttataaggaatatagactaagcctagatttaagacgatttgtactgtatttctattttcctatccttctaatcaacaacaccttatatacaataaaggctctatctagaaaaccagaagcttcttccatttactagtctgggagataaattaagggaaaagttaagtaggggagatttatgatctaatatccaattttaaatctcacaacaggATGAGGAGGGGCTGGGGCCCAGAGAGCACGCCCAGGACCACAGAAGGAAGGCCGGGCAGGGTTCAGTCCTCTAGCATGTTCTCTGGTCCTCCTCGTACTCATCACTGTGATTAACAGCTAGAATTTCTATCACATTTGCTGCGGGCCAGGCCCTGTGTGATCATTCAAGTtgcatttgaccctcacaacaactcggGGGGATAGGggctactgttatccccatttaacagttaaggaaacagaagcaggcagtgggtaagtgacttgtccaaggtcacacagctagcgtctgaggctggatctgaactctggTGTATACAAGCTGTTTCAGAGACCTCCAATATTCAGTGTCAGCAGTGCACCCCCTCTTGGGAGAAAGAGGACTGGATATGGTGTCtgaacacttgggttcaaatcctagctacaCTAGTCATGCCTAACCAtgcgaccttggacaagtcactctggGCCTGCAAtgaactcatttataaaatgaggacagaGCCAGAAAGGGTCGAAGGTGTCCCAGTGTGAAACGGCCACCTCAGGAGGGGTCAAGATCCCTCCACAGGCAGGGGCTAGGAGACTGCAGTTgggaaggcttcccatagaagatGGGGGCCTTGAAGCCAGGGGG from Dromiciops gliroides isolate mDroGli1 chromosome 6, mDroGli1.pri, whole genome shotgun sequence encodes the following:
- the MRGPRD gene encoding LOW QUALITY PROTEIN: mas-related G-protein coupled receptor member D (The sequence of the model RefSeq protein was modified relative to this genomic sequence to represent the inferred CDS: substituted 1 base at 1 genomic stop codon), producing MVPIAVAANSTKERDAPPLETGILIVLLCLCGLAGNGTVIWLLGFNVRKNPYSVYIFNLAIADFLFLFCMALSSVLSRLQFGPWPWEASEVFRRIRYLVYSLGLNLLAAISTQRCLSVLFPIWYRCHRPNYLSALVCALLWGLSILENLLAIYFCVVQKVALCQKFDMVWGVLIFGVFTPMMCVSGLTLFIRVQRVSLKRQPARLYTIILVTIMVFLICALPLGVHWFILRWLHLNGKLKSILYDVAKIFSCVNSTVNPIIYYVVGSQRKRRFHEPLKVVLERALWDEETSPAEMELGSDSCGAQAGAEGVREELRRATAKXRDPASVWQPQSGLSALVCPGQWALPILQNLVSVYVSSGPQNSQDFSYTMALFFMVMDFPGLGPKMGKSIVTQFNTKSP